GTAGTATCCAGTTTCCATTTTTTATAAAATTTCTCCGCAAAGGAAGGTTCTTTTGGGGTTGGGACCTTGTCTTCTTTTTTACAGGAAAAACTGAAAATGGATAAGATCGACAAAATGGCAACTATGGCGAAAACTGATTTTTTATTCATTGGATGATTTTTTTTAGATAATTTATTTCCTTAAGTAAGGGGCTCAACTACTGGCCCTGTTGTTTTAATAGTGACATCATTCTTCTATTACCAGCATATAATACGAGCGTATCTTTTGATAGGCGGTAATGGGTGGTAATTTTCAGCGCATTTAAAAAGTGGTACTCGGCCCGCACCGCACCGGCACAACCTCTCCAGGTCATGTTCATGTTTTTAAAATGAAGTATTCCCCGGGCGGGTTTTAGGGAATAAGTACCGGAAATATTATTACAAAGCGCGAAGCCGGACATTTTGTTGTTATTCATTAGGGTTATACCCATCTTTTGCCCGGACGCCCTGGAGGGAATTGTGTCTTCGAATGAAACAACCTGCCAGAATATGCCGGTTATCTGTTCTTTTACTACCGTCTTGGATTGCCCTGCGGCAGATAAATGAAGACATAAGAGCAGCATTGGAAATATAATTGGGTTGATTATACCGGTTTTCATTTTCATCGCGTAGCATTGACTAATTTCCTGGTGAAGCTTTTCCCATCTTTGTCCGAAATACGTAACAGGTAAACGCCTTGCGGCATACCGGTTGTATTGATCAGGTAGCTTTTAAATGAAGGGTTGGCAATAGCAACGTGGTAAGCTATTTTGCCTTCGATATTGTATAAGCGCACCATTACATTGCCCGTCTTCAGGTCCCCTAAAATAAGGTTGATGTTGCTGCCGTCACTACCCACCTTTATCTCTTCCCCGTTCCAACTTAATTGGCTTATAGACGTTGCCGGATCATTGGCATTCATTACGGAATCAATCCAGGGGCGGTAAGCGGCCAGCTTGGTAAATAGTCCCGGTTCGTCCTGAAGGGTTGTTTCGTCAAAGCCACCACTTACTACGCCGATTATCTTTTTACCACCTCCCGGCTGTTCTATCCATACCGGACCACCGCTATCTCCTGCTGCCGAGCCGGCCTGGACTTCACCTGCTTTATAACCTGCACAAAAAACATTATTACTCAAACTCGTATTATAAATAGCCGTGGTAAGGCTGTCACAGATATTATGGTCATATACTTTTGTATTACACCATTTCATGTTGAAGGATATATCTCCCGAAAAAGTGTCTTTGACACCCCAGCCAGCCATTTTTACCGGTGCTCCGGTTTGGTAGACTGTTGCCATGTCGCTGGTTGCAGGCAGGCTGATCGGGGTAATCGAAGTTACCGGTTGCTTAAGCAATACCAGGCCGATATCATAACCTCCTGCTGGGTTTGCTGTGGTCAGACTGAAAAGCTGATGCGGGAAAAATGCTTTTACTTCTGCTTCTACACCTCCGCCCGGATTGAGTGCGTTAATTGTGTTAACACTATTGAACCTGATGGTCGTGCCGGCAAGAGGGATTACAGAGGTATCTACACAGTGCCCTGCTGTAATGGCCCACCTGGGATGAATTAGCGCCGCACCGCAAAAATGCCCGTCAGGAATTCTCATGTCTCCGATCCAGGGGAACTGGCCCTCACTGGCTTCCTGACCACCAACAATCCAGAATTGTTGTGCAGAACAAGGCTTGTTGCTATTGAGTACTATAAACCCTATCGCGATAAACGCTAAAATTGCTTTTTTCATGTACGTCTGTTTTTAAACTTTAACTGCATTAGCGGAATAATATATAACCTGCTTTGAGATTAAGACCAGGAGCAAAGGTGTTCTGCCCGTTTCCCATCTGGTAGATTACCCCTGCTTCAAGATTAAGGAACAGGTTATTGTAAGTCCTTTGCAGTCCCCACAAAAGACCAACATTATAGCTGTATTTATCCGGCATTATATTGTTATTTGTTTCTGCACTGCCATTCTTCTTTTTACCCTCATCGTATAGGGTGAAGAGGTTTCTGGAAGCGCAGGAGGAGAGTGCGAAGTAATTGCCGGAGTTACCTGATGTATTGAGTCCTTTACGAGCTCTTTTGTTGAGGTTGTAGTAGTAACGACCCTGGGCTTCCAATTGTAATGCGCCCATCAGTACGCTTTCATTTTTTTCTGTACCATTCGCCAATTTGAGTTTCCGCTCATACGTGACTGGGCTAACGCCTAAATTGGCACCGATAGTTATTTTATCCGATAATCCGTGTTCGAACCCTAAACCGGGCATCAGGAAATTGATTTTGTATTGATTTTTTTCAACTCCTGCTGCCGGCCTGTTGTTAGTCGTTTGCGCAATGGTTATTGACTGTGTTGCAAGTTGTATGCCTGCGAATAGAAGGAGGAACAATGCTTTACGATTCATTTTGTTTTAATTTTTTAGATGATTAATTATGCCCTGGCGCCTTGGACGAAATAGAAAATACTAGTTTTTCTAAATACAACACATCCCTCACAAGGGGAAGTACTATGCCAATCCATAATTTTTTTTCTAAAATTTATGCGCAAACAAAAAAGAAGATAGCAAACCGTCTGGAATCCGTATCGGGATTTTGCATAAAAGGGGCTAATACTGCCCTTATTTTTTTTGTGGCAGCCGTAAGTTGATTTTTTACGGTCTGGGGTGAGAGGGAAAGATGAAGTGAAATTTGTTCAATATCAAGCCCTTTCTCCCGGCTTAAAATATAGATTTCACGCATTTTTTCAGGCAGTTGTGTGATACTTCTCTGATAATGTTCGTTCATTTCCTTTGCTGCCAGTAGTTCTTCTGTTGAATAGGTGGAGCTTGGCAGATGATAGCCGGCGGCATTGGTGTGTCCTTGCCGGATAGATTCTGATTTAAAATGATTAATTACCCGGTTGCGGGCCATAACTCTGAGATAGGCCTCAATGCTTCCGGTAATAAGAATGGATTCCCGCTTTTCCCAAAGAGATATGAAAATGTCTTGAAGCAGGTCTTTGGCTATATCTTCATCACATACACGCCAGTATATGGTATGATAAATAGTTTCCCAATGGAGATCATATATATCCCCAAAAGCGGTGGCATCACCTTTTTGGACTAAATGCCATAAATGCTCCATTTCAGATATAAATAAGTGGTCCAGGGAAAAATAGCAATCATCTCTATTGCCAAACAGAATGGAAAGGTAAATCTATTTTAAATATAATATTAATCTTATCGTACTATTCGGTTCTTATTTAAAAACAATCAGGACGTGCTAACGAACCCTTAGATTCTCTTAGCCAATAATGTTTTTTTTAATTACTTCCACACAATTAGGTCCGTTGGTTTAAGTTTGATCGGCCAAGCCCCCTATTTAAAATCATAAATAATTCGTGGTTTTTGTCTGTAAATTAATCTAAACTTTACTATTACCTTTATTGGGAACCGTACTAAAATGTATGTCTCAGTCTTAGATTATATCCTTCCTTAATTCTAACACTAAAAATCTTTCTGTATGACGCTTAATTTGAAATCTGTCATCTATCTTTCAGTATTTCTGTTGCTAATATTCTCTTCCCGCATATATGGCCAAGATAAGGCATTTGCTACAAGTCAATCCAATGTAGTATTGCAGCCCTGCTCTCAATGCAGCATTCAAAATCCAGATGGCGCGGTAGGAATTGAGGATACCAGTTATTCAACATTGTCCCTTGGTGGGGCTACACCGGGCACGGGTATCAAGCAAACACTCATTTTTGACGAATCAGCACCTGCTTCCATTGCTAAGGTCGTAATCCGGATAGGTAATGGAAATGCCTTAACTCCGGAACTACAACAGGATATTAGGATTCAATCTTTCTTAGGCAACGTAGCTAATAACGACACCACAACAGTTGCCAATCTTATTGGTTTGTTTGAATCAGACTCTCTAAACGCAGATATTGAGTTTTTTCCACATAAAGAATTCGATCGGGTAGAGATTTATTTAAGAAGCGAACAAATTAATGCATTTTCAAATTTCCGTATTTATCATGCCTATAAATTGATTGAAGTGATTTATGCTGCAGGTGAAACACATAATGTCCAGTTTCCATGTGGTTTATGTTCTGTCGAAAATCCCGCGGGTGCCTTAGGCAGCAATAGTGCTGACTATTCGTCATTGGTCCTTGGAACCAGTTTAATAGGAGGCAGTGTGAAACAGAAACTTATATTTCCAGACACAGCGGATGGAACTACATCAAAAGTGACGCTACGAGTAGGTAACGCTCAAGGGTTATTTATAAGGCTATTGGGGAATGTGACGGTTGAGTCATTCTTAGGTAATGTTGCCAATAACGATAAAAGAAAAATTGACAGTCTTAGTATCAGCATAAATACTGATTCTACCCTTGGAAGTATTGAATTTATTCCTGGAAATACATTTGACCGAATTGAGATTTCTTTAAATGGAGGATTAATAGGATTATTTGGCGCTTTTCGGATTTATTATGCTTATTATACATTACCTCCATTTAGTGAGTGTGCGACAATTCCTACAACTCCTTTGGCGTAT
This region of Pedobacter steynii genomic DNA includes:
- a CDS encoding RNA polymerase sigma factor, whose amino-acid sequence is MEHLWHLVQKGDATAFGDIYDLHWETIYHTIYWRVCDEDIAKDLLQDIFISLWEKRESILITGSIEAYLRVMARNRVINHFKSESIRQGHTNAAGYHLPSSTYSTEELLAAKEMNEHYQRSITQLPEKMREIYILSREKGLDIEQISLHLSLSPQTVKNQLTAATKKIRAVLAPFMQNPDTDSRRFAIFFFVCA
- a CDS encoding META domain-containing protein, whose amino-acid sequence is MLLLCLHLSAAGQSKTVVKEQITGIFWQVVSFEDTIPSRASGQKMGITLMNNNKMSGFALCNNISGTYSLKPARGILHFKNMNMTWRGCAGAVRAEYHFLNALKITTHYRLSKDTLVLYAGNRRMMSLLKQQGQ
- a CDS encoding LamG-like jellyroll fold domain-containing protein, with product MTLNLKSVIYLSVFLLLIFSSRIYGQDKAFATSQSNVVLQPCSQCSIQNPDGAVGIEDTSYSTLSLGGATPGTGIKQTLIFDESAPASIAKVVIRIGNGNALTPELQQDIRIQSFLGNVANNDTTTVANLIGLFESDSLNADIEFFPHKEFDRVEIYLRSEQINAFSNFRIYHAYKLIEVIYAAGETHNVQFPCGLCSVENPAGALGSNSADYSSLVLGTSLIGGSVKQKLIFPDTADGTTSKVTLRVGNAQGLFIRLLGNVTVESFLGNVANNDKRKIDSLSISINTDSTLGSIEFIPGNTFDRIEISLNGGLIGLFGAFRIYYAYYTLPPFSECATIPTTPLAYYRFDNNFRDEISQVDIYTNLGSRFDGDGICSKSMIPENVAVYHFPFTNMNERSFAVWCETDSTDSQRMLQMNGGDFLFSDTITEGVHNLHLSQANSAGLKIQYTFNSPGPIHVVGTFDGDSTKLYVNGVFVGKTGKGPLQSSTNATFVGNAVAIDELFFYDRALTQEEISAFYQSYPDTSGQTNSFALRKGIEKRADINAPICESLTLSPNPTTGKVIITTNRYIKHANISVINIAGQLLSEQKELEGNKFYLDISAYPAGVYIVALHKAGKSLRIKLLKY
- a CDS encoding trypsin-like serine protease, encoding MKKAILAFIAIGFIVLNSNKPCSAQQFWIVGGQEASEGQFPWIGDMRIPDGHFCGAALIHPRWAITAGHCVDTSVIPLAGTTIRFNSVNTINALNPGGGVEAEVKAFFPHQLFSLTTANPAGGYDIGLVLLKQPVTSITPISLPATSDMATVYQTGAPVKMAGWGVKDTFSGDISFNMKWCNTKVYDHNICDSLTTAIYNTSLSNNVFCAGYKAGEVQAGSAAGDSGGPVWIEQPGGGKKIIGVVSGGFDETTLQDEPGLFTKLAAYRPWIDSVMNANDPATSISQLSWNGEEIKVGSDGSNINLILGDLKTGNVMVRLYNIEGKIAYHVAIANPSFKSYLINTTGMPQGVYLLRISDKDGKSFTRKLVNATR